A region from the bacterium BMS3Abin08 genome encodes:
- the hxlR gene encoding HTH-type transcriptional activator HxlR → MEDKQSDCPVEITLSLLGDKWKVLILWELFERIKRFGELNRAISGISQKMLTQQLRQMEKDGLIKRKVYAEVPPRVEYSLTDIGKSLKPILDAMHKWGSNYSASKCEQG, encoded by the coding sequence ATGGAAGACAAACAGTCGGATTGTCCGGTGGAAATAACACTGTCACTATTAGGTGATAAATGGAAGGTGCTCATATTATGGGAACTATTCGAAAGGATAAAAAGATTTGGCGAGCTGAACAGGGCCATCTCCGGCATCAGTCAAAAGATGCTGACACAGCAACTGAGGCAGATGGAAAAAGATGGTCTTATAAAGCGGAAGGTTTATGCAGAGGTGCCCCCGCGCGTAGAGTATTCACTCACAGATATTGGTAAGAGCCTTAAACCGATTCTTGATGCAATGCATAAGTGGGGAAGCAACTATAGTGCGTCCAAGTGCGAGCAAGGGTGA
- the mhqP gene encoding putative oxidoreductase MhqP gives MPTCNWIVIAIKYLKAVVKNKRKEVRRLVIRKLIQTDEDVSSIVLRMGLGAVFFAHGAQKLFGWFGGYGFSGTMGFLTGSLGIPALFAFLVIMAEFFGALGLLSGLLTRVSAFGIAIVMVVAILMIHLRYGFFMNWSGKQQGEGIEYHILVLTISTVLMINGGGRWSLDRLITEKIQ, from the coding sequence GTGCCTACTTGCAATTGGATCGTAATAGCTATAAAATACCTTAAAGCAGTCGTTAAAAACAAACGAAAGGAGGTGAGGAGGCTTGTGATAAGAAAACTAATCCAGACAGATGAAGATGTTTCGAGCATTGTCCTGCGGATGGGTTTAGGGGCGGTATTTTTTGCCCACGGGGCTCAAAAGCTTTTCGGCTGGTTCGGCGGTTATGGTTTCAGTGGAACCATGGGGTTTCTTACCGGATCGTTAGGGATTCCTGCTCTGTTTGCCTTTTTAGTCATAATGGCTGAGTTTTTCGGGGCATTAGGGCTGCTTTCAGGACTGCTTACAAGGGTGTCGGCCTTTGGGATTGCAATTGTTATGGTTGTGGCTATTCTGATGATTCACCTTCGGTACGGATTCTTTATGAATTGGTCCGGTAAACAGCAGGGAGAAGGTATTGAGTATCATATTCTTGTTCTGACAATCTCGACCGTTCTGATGATTAATGGTGGTGGCCGATGGTCTTTGGACCGGCTTATAACGGAGAAAATACAATAA
- a CDS encoding ACT domain protein, whose translation MTKAKKLKQLIFSLPNRTGLLSEITAAISGAKVNITTICAYEIEDNAYFMLTTDSYAKAKRVLSKLGIENKGEDVVAVEMPNKAGQLQKVAKKIADADININYMYGTTGTGRASICLFKTSDDKKAIRVINK comes from the coding sequence ATGACAAAGGCGAAAAAATTAAAACAGCTCATTTTTAGCTTACCAAACAGGACTGGATTGCTTTCAGAAATTACTGCTGCAATCTCAGGTGCAAAGGTCAATATCACCACGATATGCGCATACGAGATTGAGGATAATGCATATTTTATGCTGACAACAGACAGTTATGCAAAGGCCAAGAGGGTACTCTCCAAATTAGGGATTGAGAATAAGGGAGAGGATGTGGTTGCGGTGGAGATGCCGAACAAGGCAGGACAGTTGCAGAAGGTTGCAAAAAAGATTGCCGATGCAGACATAAACATCAACTATATGTATGGAACGACAGGAACCGGGAGGGCCTCGATCTGTCTCTTTAAAACATCAGATGATAAAAAGGCTATCAGGGTAATCAATAAGTAG
- a CDS encoding pyruvate kinase, alpha/beta domain, with translation MERRVLYFDKPGRDNTDACLEVVSGILEEGRVRDIVVASTTGETGLRFAGRFAGKGLNVVVVTHSHGFREPDNTEMDIETREKIGKAGGRVYTGTMITHSLETALAARFSGSYPTLIVAQTLRRFGEGPKVCCEIAMMAVDAGLIPEGKEVITVAGTARGADTVMIVRSAASKRFLDLRVLEILAKPRG, from the coding sequence ATGGAAAGAAGGGTGCTATACTTTGATAAACCCGGCAGGGACAACACAGATGCCTGCCTTGAGGTGGTCTCCGGGATTCTGGAAGAGGGGCGGGTAAGGGATATCGTTGTAGCCTCTACGACCGGTGAGACAGGGCTGAGGTTTGCCGGGAGATTTGCCGGGAAAGGACTTAACGTGGTTGTTGTAACACACTCCCATGGTTTCAGAGAGCCTGATAATACCGAGATGGACATTGAGACCAGGGAGAAGATCGGCAAGGCCGGCGGGCGGGTATATACCGGTACGATGATAACCCATTCGCTGGAGACGGCGCTTGCCGCACGGTTTAGCGGTTCCTATCCCACCCTCATAGTGGCTCAGACCCTCAGGAGGTTTGGAGAGGGCCCCAAGGTCTGTTGCGAGATTGCCATGATGGCGGTCGATGCCGGTTTGATCCCCGAGGGTAAAGAGGTGATTACGGTTGCCGGAACGGCAAGGGGAGCGGATACCGTCATGATCGTAAGGTCGGCAGCCTCAAAGAGGTTTCTTGATCTCAGGGTGCTTGAGATATTGGCAAAACCAAGGGGTTGA
- the resA_6 gene encoding thiol-disulfide oxidoreductase ResA → MKTRNIIWIVLLLILGIYLFPSIKNRVVSAKNNFSKTSMAPGFSLKDLSGKEVHLSDFKDEVVLINFWASWCPPCKIEIPGFEKIYSDYNGRGFTIIGISVDSVSQSFIRNMGMTYPVVMANKRVLNNYGKITGIPTSFLIGRDGKIIKKVVGVYSESRLRNDVENALKDPF, encoded by the coding sequence ATGAAAACAAGAAACATCATATGGATTGTTCTGCTCTTAATACTGGGGATTTATCTGTTTCCCTCCATTAAAAACAGGGTGGTCTCAGCCAAAAACAATTTCTCGAAAACAAGTATGGCTCCCGGGTTCTCCCTGAAGGATTTATCCGGGAAAGAGGTTCATCTTTCCGACTTCAAGGATGAGGTGGTTCTTATCAATTTCTGGGCAAGCTGGTGTCCTCCATGCAAGATAGAGATACCCGGCTTTGAAAAGATCTATTCGGATTATAATGGCAGGGGGTTTACGATTATTGGTATCTCGGTTGACTCTGTTTCACAATCCTTCATCAGGAATATGGGTATGACATACCCTGTGGTTATGGCAAATAAAAGGGTCCTGAACAACTACGGGAAAATTACCGGAATTCCCACATCTTTTCTGATCGGCAGGGATGGCAAAATAATTAAGAAGGTTGTGGGGGTTTATTCGGAAAGCAGACTTAGGAACGATGTCGAAAATGCCTTGAAGGATCCTTTCTGA
- a CDS encoding cytochrome C biogenesis protein transmembrane region — protein MELYIAGILKIGLLSQEKRFHLQNKPAGLLGSFLVGTAFAAGWTPCIGPILGSILLYAGTANSVASGI, from the coding sequence ATGGAACTTTACATAGCCGGCATTCTGAAGATTGGATTACTGTCTCAGGAAAAGAGGTTTCACCTGCAGAACAAGCCTGCCGGACTTCTGGGGTCTTTTCTTGTAGGTACGGCCTTTGCTGCGGGATGGACGCCCTGCATCGGCCCCATTCTCGGCTCTATCCTCCTTTATGCCGGCACTGCAAATTCGGTTGCATCAGGTATATAG